CACCGTGTGGTCGTTCGGTGCGCTCTTGTCGTAGATGTCGATGGCGCCGACGAGCTTGCCGACCGCAGGCACCTCGGCGGCCTTCTCGGCGATGGTCTTGAACCGGCCGGTCTGCTGCAGGAAGGCCCGGTAGCGCTTGGCCATGGCCACGTAGCCGCCCTGGTCGAAGGCGCAGAAGCGGAGACGTCGCGGGTAGCTCAGGGCGCCCTTCGAGGGTAGCCAGCGACCCGCAGCGACGGCCAGAGCGCCTGTCGCCGTCGGCATGGGTGAGATCGCCATGTCCCAGTCGTCGGGCGTCTCGACGAGCATCATCAGGCCGGCGTCGCCCTGCAGGACACCGTACCAGGGCATGAGCAGCGACCCCTGCGACCAGGTGTAGGTGCCGGTGAACCGGGGCAGGTCGGCTCGATCTGCGCGAATCAGGACGCCCTCGTCGGCGGGAAGGACCCACTCGGCCTCGGAACTGGGAGGCACGATGGGTGGAGGATAGGCGACGGGCTGGTGAAGCTCGCCGCTCTCCGGGGTGAGGGTCACGAGGACCTCGGCGTAGTCATCCGGGGTAACCGCGACCCGGGCTGCGCCGCCCGGCAGCGACAGCCGGTAGCTCAGCGTCGATCCGTCGACTCGCACGTCCTCGACCTGGGGCAGAGAGCCGAGGCGGGAAGTCTGCGACCAAGTGCGACCGTTGCGCAGGTCGGTGAAGTCGAGGGTACCAAGAGCTTCGTCGAGGGTTACCCGGAGACTCCGGCTCTCGACGGAGCGCCGGCGGCCTTGCGGAAGTGGGGAGGCCGTGACGGGCGTCACGGTCAGATCGTCGAGCTGGACGCAGGCATCGCCCCGGCCAAGACCAACCTCGAGGCGGATGGGCCCGCCCTTGAGCATCTCTTCATACACTCGCGCGGAGCTGGTCTCGGTTGGCTTCGTCTCGTTCGTGACGGTAGCCGAGACGACCGGTCCCTCACAGCGGAGGAGTACCTGGTACCACGGTCCGGGTTCGATGGGGAAAGCGCCGGCCTCGCCCAGAGGCGTGAACTGGTTACCGACCTGGCGCACCATCACCGGGCCGGTGTTGCGCAGGTTCAGGTAGAGACTGCGCTCGGTGGTAGCAGCGCGGCAGGCGATCTTGATATGCAGCCAGTCGGCCGTGGAGCGCAGAACACGCACCCGGAGGCGAACCTCATAGTCGGTCCAGTCGGGCGAGCCGACCGTGAGGCGACTACCGGCGTCGGAAGCGCACTGCAGCACGTGGTTGCCCAGTCGGGCCTCGTCGGCCACAATCGACCAGGGCGCCGAAATAGTCGGCCACGGGTCCTTCAGCGCCGTCTCGAAGTCCTGCTCCAGTAAGGGCGCACTCGTCGCCATTGCCCCAATGAGCAGCGCCCAGGTCGTGAGAAAGCTGCGAAGGAACATGGGCACCTCCCCTTCCAGTCGGTGTGCTATCGATCGTCCCCGGGCATCGGCTCCTTCAGCCAGGCCAGGTTGAAGCGGTAGTGGAGGCGGCTCGAGATCAGGTGGATCACGCCGTCCTCGCTCTGGGTGATCGACAGGTAGCCCGCCGGCTCGGCATGGGTCGCATCCATGATGAAGTCGCCGGTGTTGCCGCCGCCCTTCATCTCCTGCGCCGGTCCTCCGGGCGTGAGGAGCTTCCTCACCGGCCACGTGCGGCCCTCATCGAAAGACACCGCTCCGAACATCCCGAAGACCTCGACCTCATGACCGGCGGCATCCTTGACCGTGATGCCCTTCATCGTGTTGAGCGGCGACCGCTTGCAGTCCGTGAAGGTGATGATCAGGATCGGACCTTCACGCAGACGCAGCAGGGCGAGACGCTGGCCGCCGTCGATGGGCGGGAAGTCGGAAGCCTGATAGGTCCAGGTCTCGCCCAGATCGGCGGAGAGACTCATGGTCATGCGACCGCGGTTGTTGTTGTCGCGTCCGAAGGCCATCAGGCGGCCATCGGAGAGCTGTACCACGCCGCCGTGGATTCCGGCAACCCAGCCGCCCTCGGTGCCCTCGGCGAAGGTTGGCTGTGGCTTGCCCTCGCCCTGGTCGTGCCAGGTGAGACCCCTGTCACGACTCAGGTGCACCGCAGTCCCGCCTTTTCCGCCCGTGACTGCATCACAGGGGAGCAGGAAGTAGCCCTCGCGGGTGACGAAGGCGGACTCCACGGGCATGTGCCGGGTCCCGTGCTCGGGCATGATCAGGCGGGCCGCAGACCAGGTCGCACCGCTATCGGAAGAGACGCGCAGGATGGTCGCGAGGTTGCCCCAGGTCCCGCCCGCTGCGAGACCGTTGAAGTGGTACAGCTTGCCCTCACCGTCGGCCATGAGCGCGGGTGCATGGTCGTTGCGATCCGGCGCATCCCAGAAGGGTGAGGCCGGCTCCCACTCCTCGGTACCGTAGCGCAGGCGGCTCGCGGCAATCCCCAGTTCGCGGCCCGGCTCGGTGAGACAGGTGTACCAGATTGCCAGCAGGTCACCGTTGGGGCAGGCGACGATGGCTGGATCGTGGTTGTGCTTGGAGAAGAGCGGCCCCTGGCTGTCGGGCGGAACCTTCACATAGGGGATCGGCCCGCCGAAGTAGGGCTTGTCGGCGTCCAGCGGAGGCAGGTGTCGCACGGTCTGATCCACGTTCTGCGCATGCAGAGGCTTCTCCGGTGCGGGCAGAGGCACAGTGGTTGGCTGCGGAGCCTGCACCACCCGAAAGCCGATCAGCCAGGACTTGTCCTGCGGCAAGGTGCCTGCGCGATTCGCCGACCGCAAATGACGCAGTTCCGTGGAGTGGCTACCACCGCGTGTGACCCGGAAGTCACCGGTGATCCGGCCCACGGGGTCTGTCTGGTCCTCGGCCTCATAGGGACCGTACCAGTCAGCACACCACTCCTCGATGTTTCCGTGCATGTCCTGCAGGCCCCAGGCGTTCGCTGCCGTCTTGCCGACGGTCAGCGGGACCGGCTGGTCTGCGGGGT
This window of the Armatimonadia bacterium genome carries:
- a CDS encoding glycoside hydrolase translates to MFLRSFLTTWALLIGAMATSAPLLEQDFETALKDPWPTISAPWSIVADEARLGNHVLQCASDAGSRLTVGSPDWTDYEVRLRVRVLRSTADWLHIKIACRAATTERSLYLNLRNTGPVMVRQVGNQFTPLGEAGAFPIEPGPWYQVLLRCEGPVVSATVTNETKPTETSSARVYEEMLKGGPIRLEVGLGRGDACVQLDDLTVTPVTASPLPQGRRRSVESRSLRVTLDEALGTLDFTDLRNGRTWSQTSRLGSLPQVEDVRVDGSTLSYRLSLPGGAARVAVTPDDYAEVLVTLTPESGELHQPVAYPPPIVPPSSEAEWVLPADEGVLIRADRADLPRFTGTYTWSQGSLLMPWYGVLQGDAGLMMLVETPDDWDMAISPMPTATGALAVAAGRWLPSKGALSYPRRLRFCAFDQGGYVAMAKRYRAFLQQTGRFKTIAEKAAEVPAVGKLVGAIDIYDKSAPNDHTVLDWMIAQGIRRALYYGSETPDKNRKAAEAGYVTAIYDIYTDIAGPELLAIWGPAKDPLDHRKNGYPQECVVTAQGAYKPGFAYPVGAAGGVDPAGRAGKRIPCYTRCSLTKAAWLQRIVPDQAQRLGLMSRFLDVETATTLAECYSDAHPATRTQDREARRGLFTYLHSLGQVCASEGGSDLANDLLDYQEGSLTLNHFGGVAGVYVGTSPFRLPEEYIRSQFDPAIRVPLRELVYHDSTWVTWR
- a CDS encoding SUMF1/EgtB/PvdO family nonheme iron enzyme, which encodes MALKRTVALLILGLLAGGQAMAQTVTNSLGMQLALIPAGVFMMGQAEGGDWDERPVHLVTLTQPFWMGVTEVTNAQYELFDPSHKALRGKLGFSTADDEAVVFVSWEEASRFCEWLSQKEGKPYRLPTEAEWEYACRAGTTTPYFTGDDLPPEMHKNVCLSWYPDADRDPADQPVPLTVGKTAANAWGLQDMHGNIEEWCADWYGPYEAEDQTDPVGRITGDFRVTRGGSHSTELRHLRSANRAGTLPQDKSWLIGFRVVQAPQPTTVPLPAPEKPLHAQNVDQTVRHLPPLDADKPYFGGPIPYVKVPPDSQGPLFSKHNHDPAIVACPNGDLLAIWYTCLTEPGRELGIAASRLRYGTEEWEPASPFWDAPDRNDHAPALMADGEGKLYHFNGLAAGGTWGNLATILRVSSDSGATWSAARLIMPEHGTRHMPVESAFVTREGYFLLPCDAVTGGKGGTAVHLSRDRGLTWHDQGEGKPQPTFAEGTEGGWVAGIHGGVVQLSDGRLMAFGRDNNNRGRMTMSLSADLGETWTYQASDFPPIDGGQRLALLRLREGPILIITFTDCKRSPLNTMKGITVKDAAGHEVEVFGMFGAVSFDEGRTWPVRKLLTPGGPAQEMKGGGNTGDFIMDATHAEPAGYLSITQSEDGVIHLISSRLHYRFNLAWLKEPMPGDDR